The following proteins are encoded in a genomic region of Paenibacillus sp. FSL H3-0469:
- a CDS encoding retron Eco8 family effector endonuclease encodes MSISKIQFRNLKSLKNIDLSLTDFNCLIGENGSGKSNVLKALAYFYNNLTENNLNFSLFDKNNPFNDFIEIKVTYNLNRLIKITQNNVDRQLLEEIHPFFRRVLDLIFHYVSNDNHLRVELRQYRNNIVQWNVPYEVRNFLKNNFPIYLIDSRQIKLNDWENLWDIIGDMSKFKAIDDVHFEEEIKGLLKKTYGDKFLKDLGYIQTEFIKSEVELIPFNPNQKFTQIYQMQLGGKQFKHREEHLDYFSDGMNAYNYLKLLVNIVGKMTQAKLKEPLIIVDEPEIGLHPKYTDELVHSFIRHSKAVKVLIATHSPRMIKGVMSSSDASLYHFSLKQKYTLVKKMKGFTNLRENNIMSEKEASFYFSRGILFVEGPTELELFTNKHLRSLFPVLTEIDTYSYDSDNVKLKLTNPIEKNTSIPYLLLLDLDKIIRYDEKTQKFSLKGDSYNPLKNEELERKEQFYYGHKRMATKNLRSRIKGLTKNTTFNPDAHWSFISDDYFSLLKSLIKSYCCYNNVYPVQTTIEGTLINSKNYSLVYKWLVDVKGNKKIKEIYKFKVDDNYRTTTLRLLHSGKYDTLNVPEESKVNEIKDVSVQKIYNTIAENKTKKTDGWVSEFLEYYFNNYIYINDMSEDEKINKFKSHFPELYDIIKFVQKMFQK; translated from the coding sequence ATGTCTATTTCTAAAATCCAATTTAGAAATTTAAAATCTTTAAAAAATATAGATTTATCACTAACTGATTTTAATTGTTTAATAGGTGAAAATGGTTCTGGAAAATCTAATGTTCTAAAGGCATTGGCTTATTTTTATAATAACTTAACAGAAAATAATCTCAATTTCAGTTTATTTGATAAAAACAATCCTTTTAACGATTTTATAGAAATTAAAGTTACTTATAATTTAAATAGGCTAATAAAGATAACTCAAAATAATGTAGACAGACAATTACTTGAGGAAATTCATCCATTTTTTAGAAGGGTATTAGATCTGATTTTTCATTATGTTTCTAATGATAATCATTTAAGAGTTGAACTAAGACAATACAGAAATAATATAGTGCAGTGGAATGTTCCATACGAAGTGAGAAACTTCTTGAAAAACAACTTTCCGATTTATTTAATAGATTCACGCCAAATCAAGTTGAATGATTGGGAAAATTTGTGGGATATAATAGGAGATATGAGTAAATTTAAGGCTATTGATGATGTTCATTTTGAAGAAGAAATAAAAGGTTTACTTAAGAAAACGTATGGAGACAAATTTTTAAAAGATTTAGGGTATATTCAGACTGAATTTATAAAATCCGAGGTGGAATTAATTCCGTTTAATCCTAATCAAAAATTTACTCAAATTTATCAAATGCAGTTGGGAGGGAAACAGTTTAAACATAGAGAAGAGCATCTTGACTATTTTTCAGATGGAATGAATGCATACAATTATCTGAAACTTTTGGTTAACATAGTAGGAAAGATGACGCAAGCTAAACTTAAGGAGCCATTGATAATAGTAGATGAGCCAGAAATTGGATTGCATCCTAAGTATACAGACGAATTAGTACATAGTTTTATTAGACATTCGAAAGCGGTTAAGGTGCTTATTGCAACACACTCGCCAAGAATGATAAAAGGGGTAATGAGTTCTTCGGATGCCTCTTTATATCATTTTTCATTAAAACAAAAGTATACACTTGTGAAAAAAATGAAAGGATTTACTAATCTAAGAGAAAATAATATTATGTCTGAGAAGGAAGCGAGTTTTTATTTTTCAAGAGGTATATTATTTGTCGAAGGGCCAACAGAACTTGAACTTTTTACTAATAAACACCTTAGAAGCCTATTCCCAGTGCTAACTGAAATTGATACTTATTCATATGATTCTGATAATGTAAAGTTAAAATTGACTAATCCTATTGAAAAAAACACAAGTATTCCTTATTTGCTCTTATTAGATCTCGATAAGATAATAAGATATGATGAAAAAACTCAAAAGTTCTCACTCAAAGGTGATAGTTATAATCCTTTGAAAAATGAGGAATTAGAAAGAAAAGAACAATTTTATTACGGACATAAAAGAATGGCAACGAAGAATTTGCGATCCAGAATTAAGGGCCTTACAAAAAACACTACTTTCAATCCAGATGCGCATTGGAGTTTCATTTCAGATGACTATTTCTCATTGTTAAAGAGCTTAATTAAATCCTATTGCTGCTACAATAATGTATATCCTGTCCAAACAACCATTGAAGGTACATTGATTAATTCTAAAAATTATTCTTTAGTATATAAATGGTTAGTTGATGTCAAAGGAAATAAGAAAATCAAAGAGATATATAAATTTAAAGTGGACGATAATTATAGAACCACAACTTTGAGACTTCTTCATAGTGGCAAATATGACACACTAAATGTCCCGGAAGAAAGTAAAGTGAATGAAATTAAAGATGTCTCAGTTCAAAAAATATATAATACAATTGCCGAAAATAAAACCAAAAAAACCGATGGTTGGGTATCAGAATTTCTAGAATATTATTTCAATAATTATATTTATATCAATGACATGTCGGAAGATGAAAAAATCAACAAATTCAAGTCCCATTTTCCTGAATTATACGATATAATAAAATTTGTACAGAAAATGTTTCAAAAATAA